A section of the Rhizophagus irregularis chromosome 16, complete sequence genome encodes:
- a CDS encoding uncharacterized protein (SECRETED:cutsite_ASS-QN; SECRETED:prob_0.6908); SECRETED:SignalP(1-23) produces the protein MFNSKMLITFVCLLSICCFFASSQNVLSSSQNISSSQTTSLQDNSTSTQDISFIYEEPINGLKLYNTYTFSLDGSLMIWMAFEDEDHPACMLPYLHLRFMDKAGKIKYMDFNYTLPAEAICPINIDILPLTNNYAMIIYVKSNNGVKGKYGIIINYSNESINEIYLGNADGFVGRSIVPYKGFINIEKPDKEGIAIWRWFSLPDIITGEVVKQKNGEFHAPNILSYTLVDSLNFLLVDGGFGFMYILKYDETKGSDPNLQYWRVYVSFLREDADSPTIPYLVYQTTERLNNITINSCTTTYNAEGYVCTMALNNTVMNKKNNKSRTEINYYQLRFLSTGALEQLNKISNPTNNADIDLEILYYGGFLMEHIHSTMDFYLLDNNGNYMQLRESFGPEFFHFNIFHINNTIVGIKNQSNNKLEFLLKSIPRLNNRSTEYGCPVIEKQGQLLMKLLILRLKK, from the exons ATGTTCAATTCAAAGATGTTGATCACCTTTGTCTGTTTATTATCCATCTGTTGCTTTTTTGCTTCATCTCAAAACGTACTATCTTCTTCTCAAAACATTTCATCATCTCAAACTACATCCCTCCAAGATAACAGTACATCAACCCaagatatttcatttatttatgaagaacCAATTAATgggttaaaattatataatacttacaCCTTTAGTTTAGATGGTTCTTTGATGATATGGATGGCCTTTGAAGATGAAGATCATCCAGCATGCATGCTACCTTATTTACATCTACGATTTATGGATAAAgcaggaaaaataaaatatatggattTTAATTACACTCTTCCTGCAGAAGCAATTTGTCCCATTAATATAGATATTTTACCCTTAACTAATAATTATGCAATGATAATTTATGTTAAATCAAACAATGGTGTTAAGGGAAAGTATggcataataattaattacagcAATGAGTCTATAAA tgaaataTATTTAGGAAATGCTGATGGATTTGTTGGACGTAGCATTGTACCATACAAAgggtttattaatattgaaaaaccAGATAAAGAAGGAATAGCAATATGGCGTTGGTTTAGCCTTCC AGATATTATAACAGGAGAAGTggtgaaacaaaaaaatggtgAATTTCATGCAccaaatatattatcatataccttagtagatagtttaaattttttgttagtaGATGGAGGATTTGGTTTTAtgtacattttaaaatatgatgaaacaAAAGGATCTGATCCAAATCTTCAATACTGGAGAGTATATGTATCTTTCCTAAGAGAAGATGCAGATTCCCCCACAATACCTTATCTGGTTTACCAAACCACTgaaagattaaataatataacaattaattCATGTACTACAACTTATAATGCCGAAGGATATGTATGTACTATGGCATTAAATAATACAGTTATGAAtaagaagaataataaatCCCGGACtgagataaattattatcagttGAGATTTTTATCAACTGGGGCCTtagaacaattaaataaaatttctaatccAACAAATAATGCGGACATtgatttggaaattttatattatgggGGATTTCTTATGGAACATATTCACAGTACAATGgatttttatcttttagaTAATAATGGTAATTATATGCAATTACGGGAATCTTTTGGGCCAGAAttctttcattttaatatatttcatataaataatactattgTTGGAATAAAGAATCAGAGTAACAATAAACTagagtttttattaaaatctatacCAAGATTAAATAATCGGA GTACTGAATATGGTTGTCCTGTAATTGAAAAACAAGGCCAGCTATTAATGAAGTTATTGATCCTTcgattaaagaaataa
- a CDS encoding uncharacterized protein (SECRETED:cutsite_ASS-QN; SECRETED:prob_0.6908); SECRETED:SignalP(1-23) — protein MFNSKMLITFVCLLSICCFFASSQNVLSSSQNISSSQTTSLQDNSTSTQDISFIYEEPINGLKLYNTYTFSLDGSLMIWMAFEDEDHPACMLPYLHLRFMDKAGKIKYMDFNYTLPAEAICPINIDILPLTNNYAMIIYVKSNNGVKGKYGIIINYSNESINEIYLGNADGFVGRSIVPYKGFINIEKPDKEGIAIWRWFSLPDIITGEVVKQKNGEFHAPNILSYTLVDSLNFLLVDGGFGFMYILKYDETKGSDPNLQYWRVYVSFLREDADSPTIPYLVYQTTERLNNITINSCTTTYNAEGYVCTMALNNTVMNKKNNKSRTEINYYQLRFLSTGALEQLNKISNPTNNADIDLEILYYGGFLMEHIHSTMDFYLLDNNGNYMQLRESFGPEFFHFNIFHINNTIVGIKNQSNNKLEFLLKSIPRLNNRSTEYGCPLSTANVSIFQQSDDPSKPDLLRQTFSGDHKLCTVGSDNYTVHIPIFESTFSQPNSSYYVLVDNNFVISQERDEPLMGIIKKNIWTFSTKPLNMLVQHSNSVAGLLRLNEEGSLKFLQMNHSVFFKSMIQEFSKVIPVNEQRISTSGIWKYDTTSPKKILLTFKINEAKDHAIEPNSQMIFEILRTLIKQKRFTALSSNEYTSLIDESAPFIMTRNYFEEYHSLIIIFIVGSIVLIILYILARLKNPEARNFVIFETWFIIQDFAVDLAFVLLKVNNTPHLKIPTMIFFILPIVINILLAINIFVSEMATNPSFSKWVKESLPLSSMCTLFSAIDIQILNTLSSDLFGLKIFSIPLTQRSKKIMLWGSIINIFIEDVPQIIIQGLYYNSVITYDLIPSLAIASGGLIILNKLILRSYHALIRWIHRRDKINEYNKNRRLSAASIRSIRSNFGN, from the exons ATGTTCAATTCAAAGATGTTGATCACCTTTGTCTGTTTATTATCCATCTGTTGCTTTTTTGCTTCATCTCAAAACGTACTATCTTCTTCTCAAAACATTTCATCATCTCAAACTACATCCCTCCAAGATAACAGTACATCAACCCaagatatttcatttatttatgaagaacCAATTAATgggttaaaattatataatacttacaCCTTTAGTTTAGATGGTTCTTTGATGATATGGATGGCCTTTGAAGATGAAGATCATCCAGCATGCATGCTACCTTATTTACATCTACGATTTATGGATAAAgcaggaaaaataaaatatatggattTTAATTACACTCTTCCTGCAGAAGCAATTTGTCCCATTAATATAGATATTTTACCCTTAACTAATAATTATGCAATGATAATTTATGTTAAATCAAACAATGGTGTTAAGGGAAAGTATggcataataattaattacagcAATGAGTCTATAAA tgaaataTATTTAGGAAATGCTGATGGATTTGTTGGACGTAGCATTGTACCATACAAAgggtttattaatattgaaaaaccAGATAAAGAAGGAATAGCAATATGGCGTTGGTTTAGCCTTCC AGATATTATAACAGGAGAAGTggtgaaacaaaaaaatggtgAATTTCATGCAccaaatatattatcatataccttagtagatagtttaaattttttgttagtaGATGGAGGATTTGGTTTTAtgtacattttaaaatatgatgaaacaAAAGGATCTGATCCAAATCTTCAATACTGGAGAGTATATGTATCTTTCCTAAGAGAAGATGCAGATTCCCCCACAATACCTTATCTGGTTTACCAAACCACTgaaagattaaataatataacaattaattCATGTACTACAACTTATAATGCCGAAGGATATGTATGTACTATGGCATTAAATAATACAGTTATGAAtaagaagaataataaatCCCGGACtgagataaattattatcagttGAGATTTTTATCAACTGGGGCCTtagaacaattaaataaaatttctaatccAACAAATAATGCGGACATtgatttggaaattttatattatgggGGATTTCTTATGGAACATATTCACAGTACAATGgatttttatcttttagaTAATAATGGTAATTATATGCAATTACGGGAATCTTTTGGGCCAGAAttctttcattttaatatatttcatataaataatactattgTTGGAATAAAGAATCAGAGTAACAATAAACTagagtttttattaaaatctatacCAAGATTAAATAATCGGA GTACTGAATATGGTTGTCCT TTATCTACTGCGAATGTTTCAATATTTCAACAAAGTGATGATCCCAGTAAACCAGATCTATTAAGACAAACATTTTCGGGGGATCATAAACTATGTACTGTTGGAAGTGACAACTATACAGTGCATATCCCAATTTTCGAAAGTACATTTAGTCAACCAAATTCCTCCTATTATGTGTTggttgataataattttgtcatCTCTCAAGAGAGAGATGAACCTTTAATGggaattatcaaaaagaatatttgGACGTTTTCAACAa aaCCACTTAATATGCTGGTACAACATTCAAATTCAGTTGCAGGATTACTTAGATTAAATGAAGAAGGaagtttaaaatttcttcaaatgaaTCATTCAGTATTTTTTAAGAGTATGATTCAAGAATTTTCTAAAGTAATTCCTGTAAATGAACAGAGGATATCGACAAGTGGTATATGGAAATATGACACTACTtctccaaaaaaaatattattaacatttaaaataaatgaagcTAAAGATCATGCAATTGAACCAAACTCTCAAAtgatatttgaaattttaagaacCTTGATCAAACAAAAAAGGTTTACTGCACTTTCATCTAATGAATATACATCTTTAATTGATGAAAGTGCACCTTTTATCATGACCC gaaattattttgaagaatATCATTcattgattataatatttatagtaggttcaattgtattaataatattatatattttggcTCGTCTAAAAAATCCTGAGGCAAGAAACTTTGTAATATTTGAGACCTGGTTTATAATACAAGATTTTGCTGTGGATCTAgcatttgtattattaaaagttaataatacaccacatttaaaaattccaac tatgatattctttattttacctattgtaataaatattttattagccataaatatttttgtatctGAAATGGCAACAAATCCTTCGTTCTCTAAATGGGTTAAAGAGTCTCTGCCATTATCATCAATGTGCACATTATTTTCAGCCattgatatacaaatattaaacacTTTATCATCGGATTTATTTGgccttaaaatattttcgatTCCTTTGACtcaaagatcaaaaaaaataatgctttGGGGTAGTATCATAAACATCTTTATTGAAGATGTACCTCAAATCATTATCCAAGGGCTATATTACAATAGTGTGATAACATATGATCTTATTCCATCTCTTGCGATTGCATCTGGTggattaattatattaaataaattaattttaagatcATATCATGCGTTGATAAGATGGATTCATCGAcgtgataaaattaatgaatataataaaaatcgaCGTTTATCCGCCGCATCCATAAGATCCATAAGGTCGAATTTTGGGAATTAA
- a CDS encoding uncharacterized protein (SECRETED:cutsite_VTA-SP; SECRETED:prob_0.9089); SECRETED:SignalP(1-21) yields MNLRQIFLALLIVLMATIVTASPLNLDQLIKRKNAQKDESPSKEKDGKVKVTDFAPTKGRSKGGIGDP; encoded by the exons atgaatttgcgTCAAATCTTCTTGGCTCTCTTGATTGTACTTATGGCTACTATCGTAACAGCCTCTCCTTTGAATTTAGATCAATTAATTAAGAG aaaaaatgctCAAAAAGACGAAAGTCCATCGAAAGAAAAAGACGGCAAAGTCAAGGTTACTGATTTTGCACCTACAAAGGGCAGAAGTAAAGGTGGAATAGGCGACCCCTAG